Within Amycolatopsis sp. FDAARGOS 1241, the genomic segment GCCGGCGACGAACACCCGCGTGACCCCCGGTTGGCGGCGCAGCACGTCCAGTGCCTCCAGCGCGAACGGCACGTATTCGTCCGTCATCGTGAACCCGGCGGCGTGCTCGTGCGTGAGCTTGTCGAACCGCACCACCGCCACCCCACGGCCCGCGAGCCCCCACGCGAGATCCTTGAGCGGCTTGTTCGGCCCGCTGGTCTCGTCGCGATCGAACGGCCCGCCACCCGCGAGCAGCACGACACCGGCACCACAGCCGGCGACCGGAGCCGTCACCGTCGCGCCGGCCGCGCCGAGCGTGATCTCCCGCTCGGTGAACGCCGACGGGTCCGCATAGGACGGTGGCGTCCACACGGAATCAGCAGCGGGCGTGAGCCGGAGCCCGTGCACCAGCCCGTCCTCGCCGACCGACATCACCACGTCGAACCCGCCGACCGGGACCCGGACCTGCACCAGCCCGGCCTGGACCGGCTCCACCGCAGCGGTCCCCGCGAGCACGGCGGGCCCGTGCGCCGCGACCGCCGTCGCCCACGCAGCACGCAACGCCCAGGCCGAGACCGCCGCCCGAAGGCCTGCCGCGAACCGCCCCGCCACCTCCTCGAACCGCTCGTCGATCAGAAGCTCCACCACCGCGTTCGCCACCGGCTCCACTGCCCCCACCGCGCCGCCCTACCTTTCTCAGATTTGCGAACGGTAGCACGATGTGAGAATGTTGGGCAGTGGACCCGTTGAAGCTCCTCGCGCACCCGGTCCGGGTCCGGATCGTGAACGCACTGCGCGGCGACCGGACCCTGACCACCGCCGACCTCGCGGCCCGGCTGCCCGGCGTGTCCAAGGCGACCGTCTACCGGCACGTCGACCTGCTGGCCGACGCCGGCGTGCTCGAAATCGCGGAAGAACGGCGCGTGCGCGGCGCGGTCGAGCGCCACTACCGGCTGCGCCGGGACCGCGCCACGATCGACCTCGAGACCGCGCGCCGCATGACCCCCGAAGACCACCGCCGCGCGTTCACCAGCGCGGTCGCCGCGCTCCTCGCCGAGTTCGACGCCTACCTCGACCGTGACACCGCGGACCCGGTGGCCGACCTCGTCGGTTACCGCCAGCACGCCGTCTGGCTCGACGGCGCCGAACTCGAGGCGCTCATCGCAGACCTGCGCGCCGCCATCGCGCCCCGGCTCGCGAACGAAGCGCGCGCCGGACGCACCCGGTACCTGCTCAGCCCCATCCTGTTCCCGAACGAACCACCCGGCCCATGATCCTCTGTGGACCGCCACGCTCGCGAAAGTCCCCGTCCGGGACCAGACTCACCGCCATGACCACACGCGAACCGCCCCCGGCCGGCTGGAGCCACCGTCACCGCGACGTCTCCGGAGGCTGGCTGCGGCCCACCGTCTTCGGCGCCGTGGACGGCCTGGTCACCAACGCGGCGCTGATCGCCGGCGTCGGCGCGGGCGGGCTGGAGCCCCACACGATCGTGCTCACCGGGCTGGCCGGACTGGCCGCCGGGGCGTTCTCGATGGGTGCCGGGGAATACGTGTCGGTGACGAACCAGAATGAGCTCGTCCACGCGGAGGTTGCGCTCGAAGCCGAAATGCACGAGCGCTTCCCCCAGCAGGAGCACGACGAACTCGTCGAGCGACTCACCTCCTACGGCGCCGATGCCGATACCGCGGAACGCATGGCCCAAGCCGTCGCGAAGGACCCCGAGCGGGCCCTGCGACTGCACACGCGCCACGAGCTCGGCGTCGACCCCCACGAACTGCCCTCACCGCGGCTGGCGGCGGCCGCGTCGTTCGTCGCGTTCTCACTCGGCGCGCTGCTGCCGCTGCTGCCCTACGTGCTGGGCGCCGGCACGCTGCTCGCCTCGCTCGTGGTGACGGGTGTGGCCCTGCTCGCGGGCGGCACGGCGGTCGGCGAGCTCACCGGCCGCCCGCTCGTCCGCTCCGGTGTGCGGCAGCTGCTGCTCGGCGCGCTCGCCGTCGCCGTCACCTACGGCATCGGCCAGCTGATCGGCGCACCGGCCGGCTGACCGGGCCGCGTCAGCGCCAGCCGAGCTCGGGCGCCACGTACTTGAGGATGCTCTCGAGCACGTGCGCGTTGTACTCGACGCCGAGCTGGTTCGGGATGGTCAGCAACAGGGTGTCCGCGGCCTCGATCGCCTCGTCCTCCTTGAGCATCCGCGCCAGCTCGTCGGGCTCGGCCGCGTACGACCGGCCGAAGATGGCCCGCGTGTTCTCGTCGATCATGCCGACCTGGTCGCGCGAGTTGCGGTCGCTGCCGAAGTACGCGCGGTCGAGGTCGTTGGTCAGCGCGAAGATGCTGCGGCTCACCGACACGCGCGGCTCACGCTCGTGCCCGGCCTCCTTCCACGCCTCGCGGTACGCCTCGATCTGCTTGCGCTGCTGCACGTGCAGCGGCTCACCCGTCTCGTCGTCCTTGAGCGTGGAGCTCTGCAGGTTCATGCCGAGCTTCGCGGCCCAGACACCCGTGGCGTTGGAGCCGGAGCCCCACCAGATGCGGTCGCGCAGCCCCGCGGAGTGCGGCTCGATCCGCAGCAGGCCCGGCGGGTTCGCGAACATCGGCCGGGGGTTCGGCTCCGCGAAGCCTTCACCCTCGATCACCTTGAGGAAAACTTCGGCGTGCGTGCGCGCCATGTCCGACGCGTCCTGACCCTCGGCGGGCTGGAAGCCGAAGTAGCGCCAGCCGTCGATCACCTGCTCGGGGGATCCCCGGCTGATGCCGAGCTGCAGCCTGCCGCCGGAGATGAGGTCGGCCGCGCCCGCGTCTTCCGCCATGTACAGCGGGTTCTCGTAGCGCATGTCGATCACGCCGGTGCCGATCTCGATCTTCGAGGTCCGGGCGCCGATGGCCGAGAGCAGCGGGAACGGGCTGCCCGCCTGCCGCGCGAAGTGGTGCACGCGGAAGTACGCGCCGTCGACACCGAGCTCCTCGGCCGCGACCGCGAGATCGATCGACTGGTGCAGGAAGTCCGCCGCCGAGCGCGTTTCGGAGTGCGGGCTGTCCGACCAGTGGCCGAACGAGAGGAATCCAATGTTCTTCACGACTGTAGGAGCGTACAGAGCCCCCGATTGATTCCCTCGCGCGGCAGAGGTCACGTGCTCGCACCACGTGGGCGCACCGGCTAAGCTGGAGCCGAACGGATGGAGTCACCCTGGGGGTGCCGTCGTCGATCCGCTCTCGTCCGCGTTGGTGGCCGCGCTCGGAGCCCACCGTCACCGCGACGGGCATCCCATCGGTCGCGGAGGTGGCTGAACTGGCTTCGCTGTGTCGTTGCGCACCGTGCTCCTCACGTCCGCCACGCCCGCCCACGACCTTGTCCGCCTGCGCCGGCTCGGCGCGCTGCGGATCGAACTGTCCGGCCTGTCGCCGGGCGACGAACAACCGCCCGCGAAGCAGTGCCGGACGCGGACCTGGTCCTGCGCCCGGCCCAGCCGGCCGCCGAACGCTGAGCGAGTGCGCGAGGAATTCGAAACAAACGATCGCGAGTACCGCCTCGCAGCCGTGACGAAAACCTTCGGCGCGGCGGAACAGACCGGGTCCGCGTCTCGGTCCTGCTGGGAACCCGGCGAATCCGGCCTGCGGCAGGCGAGCGGGCCGCCCCGGAACCCGCCGCGCGGCCCGGCGCTGTGCGCGCTGATCACCTTGGCCGGTCGCCTCGCGTCGCTGCCGCCCGCCCGCTGGTTGTGCAGGCGGCTCGACGACCGGCGTGCCATGGCCGGGTGGACGCCCCCGCTGGGTTCGACGCGTCTGCCGGGGGCAGGCGACCGGCTCGCGCTCGCCCAGTGGGACGTGGTGCACGTGAAGTCCACGCGCACGCGGGAGCCGAGCGCGACGCTCCGCGCGCGTCGAAGGGATGGTGGTCATGCCGGAGCGCGACCGGCTCTCCGTGCTCGACCACGACCACGTCCGGTACTGGAACACCAACGACGTGGCAACCCGAAGGAGAATCCGTCGACGACCAGGCCATGACGTCGGCGACCGACGGCGCCTGGTCACCCGTAGGCGCGTTCCTCGCCACGGTGTCGGACGACTGCACCGTCCGCGTGTTCGGCACCGCCGCCGGCAGCCGGCGCACCGAGTTCCGGCTCGCCGGTGAATCGACGGGGGTCGACTCTGGCTGACCGGTTCGCGATTGGCCGTCGTCGGGGCGCACGGGGTGCACTGGTTCGAATTCCGGCTCGGGAGCGAACCGGCGATGGCGGAGCTGAGCTACTCCTCGCGCGGTGCCGACCCCGGCAACGGTTTCCGTGCCGATTCCCGAACGAAGTAGATGCACCCGGCGCCGATCGCGCCCGCGATCATGAGGTACCACGCCGGCCAGTTCAGGTCGCCCGTCGCGGAGACCAGAGCGCTCATCACCGTCGCCGTGGTGCCGCCGAACAGGGACACCGAGATGTTGAACGCGATGGACAGCCCACCGGCACGGATGCGGGTCGGGAAGAGCGCCGGGAGGGTGGCCGGGAGGATCGCGGAGAACAGCACGAGGACCAGGCCCATGATCAGCAGGCCGAAGAAAGTCGCGGTGGTGCCACCCGTGCGCACGAGCAGCACGGCGGGCAGCGAGAGCACGATGAGGCCCACGCAGCCGACCATGACGACCGGGCGCCGCCCCACCTTGTCGGACAGGCGGCCGATGAACGTGATCACC encodes:
- a CDS encoding helix-turn-helix domain-containing protein, which translates into the protein MDPLKLLAHPVRVRIVNALRGDRTLTTADLAARLPGVSKATVYRHVDLLADAGVLEIAEERRVRGAVERHYRLRRDRATIDLETARRMTPEDHRRAFTSAVAALLAEFDAYLDRDTADPVADLVGYRQHAVWLDGAELEALIADLRAAIAPRLANEARAGRTRYLLSPILFPNEPPGP
- a CDS encoding LLM class flavin-dependent oxidoreductase, producing the protein MKNIGFLSFGHWSDSPHSETRSAADFLHQSIDLAVAAEELGVDGAYFRVHHFARQAGSPFPLLSAIGARTSKIEIGTGVIDMRYENPLYMAEDAGAADLISGGRLQLGISRGSPEQVIDGWRYFGFQPAEGQDASDMARTHAEVFLKVIEGEGFAEPNPRPMFANPPGLLRIEPHSAGLRDRIWWGSGSNATGVWAAKLGMNLQSSTLKDDETGEPLHVQQRKQIEAYREAWKEAGHEREPRVSVSRSIFALTNDLDRAYFGSDRNSRDQVGMIDENTRAIFGRSYAAEPDELARMLKEDEAIEAADTLLLTIPNQLGVEYNAHVLESILKYVAPELGWR
- a CDS encoding VIT1/CCC1 transporter family protein, encoding MTTREPPPAGWSHRHRDVSGGWLRPTVFGAVDGLVTNAALIAGVGAGGLEPHTIVLTGLAGLAAGAFSMGAGEYVSVTNQNELVHAEVALEAEMHERFPQQEHDELVERLTSYGADADTAERMAQAVAKDPERALRLHTRHELGVDPHELPSPRLAAAASFVAFSLGALLPLLPYVLGAGTLLASLVVTGVALLAGGTAVGELTGRPLVRSGVRQLLLGALAVAVTYGIGQLIGAPAG
- a CDS encoding WD40 repeat domain-containing protein; amino-acid sequence: MTSATDGAWSPVGAFLATVSDDCTVRVFGTAAGSRRTEFRLAGESTGVDSG
- a CDS encoding S9 family peptidase, which gives rise to MGAVEPVANAVVELLIDERFEEVAGRFAAGLRAAVSAWALRAAWATAVAAHGPAVLAGTAAVEPVQAGLVQVRVPVGGFDVVMSVGEDGLVHGLRLTPAADSVWTPPSYADPSAFTEREITLGAAGATVTAPVAGCGAGVVLLAGGGPFDRDETSGPNKPLKDLAWGLAGRGVAVVRFDKLTHEHAAGFTMTDEYVPFALEALDVLRRQPGVTRVFVAGHSMGGKVAPRVAEADPAVAGLVILAGDAQPMHHAAVRVARYLGLDGSIVERFARQASLVDSARLTSRTPSADLPFGWPASYWLDLRGYDPVATTARLTTPVFLAQGGRDYQVTVADDLSCWLAGLTGRPGVTSKVYETADHLFMPGQGRSTAADYARPGHVDAAVVADVAEWVARTGA